In Carnobacterium viridans, the following proteins share a genomic window:
- a CDS encoding IS1380 family transposase, which translates to MISLHKNQVKFNSNIIISHTGGRLSSDSGLVLVKEVMDTFKFSDLAKSLLDIKDNRAYYTHDNLAILEQLIMQLIAGYSADSSANLLRHDPVFQMVLGRKQLASQSSISRFLDRFTTENVGQLQSLNQSLIDKARLIRNDTELIIDLDSTHSDTFGHQEQTDYNAHYQTYGYHPLVAFDGLTGDFLKAELRSGNQYTSKGVKAFINPLLHHYNESIPNTDILVRGDSGFATPKVYESCEENESQYVIRLKNNRRLSQLAEQSVLYGDNQKWEDREVQYFSMPYQAQSWSKPRRVCIRSVREAGELLFHHAFIVTNLSDNVSPEVIFSLYGKRGTMENFIKEAKSGFYFDKTDSPLFLENHVRMMISVLAYNLVNFLKTIGFEQVNRGMTIHSIRLTLLKVAGKLIKTGRQVYLKLSSYHVYQTEFYKVFERLRRSRQWI; encoded by the coding sequence ATGATTAGCTTACACAAAAACCAGGTAAAATTCAATTCAAACATCATCATTTCGCATACAGGTGGTCGTTTATCGAGTGATTCGGGTTTAGTCTTAGTTAAAGAAGTAATGGATACCTTCAAGTTTTCTGATTTGGCAAAATCACTTCTGGACATTAAAGATAACCGTGCTTACTACACGCATGATAATTTAGCGATATTAGAACAGCTCATTATGCAACTGATTGCTGGTTATTCGGCAGACTCGTCAGCTAATCTGTTACGACATGATCCAGTCTTTCAAATGGTGTTAGGCAGAAAACAATTAGCCTCACAATCGTCAATTTCACGGTTTCTGGATCGTTTCACCACGGAAAATGTGGGTCAATTACAATCATTAAATCAGTCGCTCATTGATAAAGCGCGTTTGATTCGCAATGACACCGAGTTAATCATTGATCTCGATTCCACTCATTCAGATACCTTTGGCCATCAAGAACAAACAGATTATAATGCCCATTATCAAACCTACGGCTACCACCCATTAGTTGCCTTTGACGGACTGACTGGAGATTTCTTAAAAGCTGAACTGCGTTCAGGTAATCAGTACACATCTAAAGGGGTGAAAGCCTTTATCAACCCATTGTTACACCACTACAATGAATCCATACCGAATACTGACATATTGGTTCGTGGAGACAGCGGCTTCGCAACACCAAAGGTGTATGAGTCTTGTGAAGAAAATGAAAGTCAGTATGTGATCCGATTAAAGAACAATCGGAGGTTAAGTCAATTAGCTGAGCAATCCGTACTTTACGGGGATAACCAAAAATGGGAAGATCGGGAAGTTCAGTATTTTTCAATGCCTTATCAAGCACAATCATGGTCGAAACCCCGTCGAGTCTGTATACGTTCCGTTCGTGAAGCAGGAGAATTGCTCTTTCACCACGCATTCATTGTGACTAATCTATCCGATAATGTCTCACCTGAAGTCATATTCTCTCTTTACGGCAAACGGGGTACAATGGAGAATTTCATCAAAGAAGCGAAATCAGGCTTTTATTTTGACAAAACAGATAGCCCACTCTTCCTGGAAAATCACGTTAGAATGATGATCAGTGTCCTGGCTTACAACCTCGTCAATTTTTTAAAGACCATTGGATTTGAACAAGTGAATCGGGGGATGACGATTCATTCTATACGATTGACATTGCTCAAAGTTGCCGGAAAACTCATTAAAACAGGTAGACAAGTCTATCTCAAACTGTCGAGTTATCATGTGTATCAAACTGAATTTTATAAGGTTTTTGAACGCTTACGGCGATCTAGGCAATGGATTTAG
- a CDS encoding helix-turn-helix domain-containing protein, with translation MSLGQSLKEARAAMDLTQEDIAKKLYVTRQTVSRWEQNKTLPNIFVLQELSSLYGLSIDELISETKKSIQKKEEEISMKKFNWFALVGVVLFNLLLVSVVALTTILLVFALWLITGTFIVSPIILLGANVIGAQSFSLFQSFASILLCLAGLVLYPLAKKTTQTLVDFFKKYVKYNKKMVYSE, from the coding sequence ATGTCACTAGGTCAATCGCTAAAAGAAGCACGAGCAGCAATGGATCTCACGCAAGAAGATATTGCAAAAAAATTGTATGTTACTCGACAAACCGTTTCGAGGTGGGAACAAAATAAAACACTGCCCAATATTTTTGTTTTACAAGAATTAAGCAGCCTCTATGGATTGTCGATTGACGAACTGATTTCTGAAACAAAAAAATCTATCCAAAAGAAAGAGGAGGAAATCTCTATGAAAAAATTCAATTGGTTTGCGTTAGTTGGGGTAGTCTTGTTCAATTTACTATTAGTTTCAGTCGTAGCTTTAACCACTATCTTACTCGTTTTTGCTCTTTGGTTAATTACAGGAACCTTTATTGTATCGCCAATCATCCTTTTAGGAGCTAATGTAATAGGAGCACAAAGTTTTTCCCTTTTCCAATCGTTCGCAAGTATCCTTTTATGTCTCGCTGGGCTCGTTCTTTATCCGTTAGCTAAAAAGACTACTCAAACCTTAGTGGATTTTTTTAAAAAATATGTAAAATATAACAAGAAAATGGTTTATAGCGAGTAG